Proteins encoded by one window of Campylobacter concisus:
- the nuoN gene encoding NADH-quinone oxidoreductase subunit NuoN, giving the protein MNEIAFLDLKEISLSSVAPMLSMIIFALFILIVGTIKKDLSRNFYCVFCIIAIFVNLGLILDFNGLSLSFWDMLLVDGVSVISQVIILIASALFIPLALSTKEYFEYKIYEYYALFLFIIAGFLFMVSSNNLLIIFLGLEISSLCLYTLIALHNKAKSVEAAIKYFAMGSLSAGFFAMAIAMFYLATNSIDIARIGVVIKDLSLNQNLIILLGCVFIASAIGFKLSLIPFHTWIPDVYEGSNAPLAGYMSIVPKVAAFIVALRIFAMLEGSQILWIKDMLYIIAVLTMSLANIMALVQKDVKRMLAFSSIAHAGVVLCALVANSHEANVALFFYWVMFLFANLGAFSMLWVARCDDVVCWDKRFKHPFEKFSGLIKILPSYAVIMGIFMIALAGIPPFSVFWGKMVLISSLIKSDYVVLSVIIMINSAIAIYYYLKLIVFMFLKEPIVKDKNLYTANISMALKVIVGIAVAGTAFSFLFSGAILEFIEHFVFASGF; this is encoded by the coding sequence ATGAACGAAATAGCCTTTTTAGACCTTAAAGAGATTTCTTTATCTTCGGTTGCTCCGATGCTTAGCATGATAATATTTGCGCTTTTTATCTTAATTGTTGGCACCATAAAAAAAGATCTTTCAAGAAATTTCTACTGCGTATTTTGTATCATCGCAATATTTGTAAATTTGGGCCTAATACTTGATTTTAACGGTCTTAGCCTTAGCTTTTGGGATATGCTTTTAGTTGATGGAGTTTCGGTCATCTCTCAAGTCATCATCCTAATCGCCTCAGCCCTTTTTATCCCGCTCGCACTTAGCACAAAAGAGTATTTTGAGTATAAAATTTACGAGTATTACGCTCTATTTTTGTTTATAATCGCTGGATTTTTATTTATGGTGAGCTCAAATAACCTACTCATCATCTTTTTAGGACTTGAGATCAGCTCACTTTGCCTCTATACGCTAATAGCTCTTCATAACAAGGCAAAAAGCGTCGAAGCCGCCATTAAATACTTCGCTATGGGCTCGCTCTCGGCTGGCTTTTTTGCGATGGCAATAGCGATGTTTTATCTAGCGACAAACTCAATAGACATCGCTCGTATCGGTGTTGTCATAAAAGATCTTAGCCTAAATCAAAACTTGATCATCTTACTTGGCTGCGTTTTCATCGCCTCTGCCATTGGTTTTAAGCTCTCGCTCATACCTTTTCACACATGGATACCAGACGTTTATGAGGGTTCAAATGCCCCACTAGCAGGCTATATGTCGATCGTACCAAAGGTAGCAGCATTTATCGTTGCGTTAAGAATTTTTGCGATGCTTGAAGGCTCACAAATTTTGTGGATAAAAGATATGCTCTACATCATCGCCGTGCTTACGATGAGCCTTGCAAACATCATGGCACTAGTGCAAAAAGACGTAAAAAGGATGCTTGCTTTTAGTTCCATAGCTCACGCTGGTGTCGTGCTTTGCGCGCTTGTGGCAAATTCTCATGAGGCAAATGTTGCCTTGTTTTTTTACTGGGTTATGTTTTTGTTTGCAAATTTGGGCGCATTTTCTATGCTCTGGGTGGCAAGGTGCGACGATGTCGTCTGCTGGGACAAGCGCTTTAAGCATCCATTTGAGAAATTTTCAGGGCTTATAAAAATTTTACCAAGCTACGCAGTTATAATGGGAATTTTCATGATCGCCCTTGCTGGCATACCGCCTTTTAGCGTCTTTTGGGGCAAGATGGTGCTTATCTCATCGCTCATAAAGTCTGATTACGTCGTGCTTAGCGTTATAATTATGATAAATTCTGCCATTGCGATTTATTACTATTTAAAGCTAATCGTCTTTATGTTTTTAAAAGAGCCGATCGTAAAAGATAAAAATCTCTACACTGCAAATATCTCTATGGCGCTAAAAGTAATTGTTGGCATTGCAGTAGCTGGAACGGCCTTTTCGTTTTTATTTTCTGGAGCAATTTTGGAATTTATTGAGCATTTTGTCTTTGCTTCAGGATTTTAG